GGCCTACTCTGTGAACATACTGACTCCCTGCATtgtacaataaaatgaaaaactaaaggaAGCAGATTGGGCCCACACAGCCTGCTTTCTCTCTGAGCATTTGGCCTGGTCTTGCCGCACTGATGGTGCTTAAAAAGGACGTGGGGAAAGGCAAGGCACCTAAAGCAGCTCTCCCATGCTGTTAGTAATGCTGGCCAGTTGGGGGCAGTGCTGCTGTCCTTAGTCGGACGCCATGCTACCTGGGGAAGGAGCAGAGCAAGGCATTCAGAAGCCTGTATCCTTTAGTCCTCGCCCCTCTGAGTTCACAGATGGGCACCGAGGCTAACAGCGAGTGGCTGGAGAACCAGGCAAGATGGACGCTAAAGTGGCTTTCAAAGCCCAGGCCTCTATCCAGAGCCACCAGAGTGAAGCCCCCTACTCGTTACGCCTCAGTTCCAAAGCTATGTGAGACGTGATATGGCAGTGCCAGAGAGGGGGTAGCCAGGGGTCGGAGGGTGGGGCCGCACCTCCTGGTGTGTCCTGTGTGTAGGAGAAAGTCAGAAATAAGAGGAGAGAGACGGGACTCAGTTCACACATCAGGAGTACATCGCCATGTCTCCTCCTTCCCAAGTAAGTTCTTTATTGTCTAACCAATCACCACGGTTACTGCGGCCTAGCACCAGGCCAGGCACACTAAGCATAATTACAAAGGGCAAGAGACTCCCTGCCAACGGGAGGTGTACAATTTCAACATTTTGCAGGAATTCCTCTGTGTCAAAAATCACATCTGGACTCAGTCGCCAGTATTGCAATGAACATTCTTTAAGAGGATTGTTAAAGACTCATCACAGCCCACATTCACAATGGCATAGAATTTTTCCTAGTATAACTTTGTTACCAATGAGCAGATTTATCATGTTCCTTGAAATTAAACTTGCATTCCCCTTCCTAAAATAGgaatcaagattttttttgaaaGGGGTTTTAAAAGGTTAAGCAGAAGGGCTTAAGTAAAATGTGGCCAAGAGTTGTATGGCCAGAGGGCTTGGAGCTGAACCCAGCCCCTCTCCGGACCTTCCTATCTATCACTATCTGCAGGACAACACAGCACACATTCCCAAACAGCTCTTGGACCACTACTGCCATTGAGGAGGGAGTCCATGCCACCAGAGCAGTCCAGGTAAAAGATGCTTCTCAGAGCAAAGTTTAGCACCAACCCAGGGAGTACAAGGGGTCACTGGGAGCTTCATCCCCTATATCAACCTCATGACTGTCTCACAAACTCAGAACTCATGAGTGTGCAGTTCAGCAAACAGATACTAACCAAAGGTCTACAGACAATTGGACACAGGGACGACTCCACCCAGGAGTAACCGCTTCTGCGAAGAACATTCAGCACAGAGCAGGAAGTGGGAGCAGCAGCCTCGAGGGCCAAGACAGTGATGCCAGAACACAAGAGCCACCTCCCTTCACTTCCTCCAGCCAACCTGCGCTCCACTGTGGACCATGTGCCTTGGGGGGGAAGAGTCCTGGCCTCCTGCTGGGCCACCAGCCCACAGGGTCTCCATTTGGCAAGTAAGGGACAGGCTGGAAACTTCTCTAGTGTTAGTCTTTGATACTCTAATGAAAAAAGTCACAAATTCCTTGGACTAAAACAAGCTAACCAAGTTGGGCTGAACTAACAGAACTCGGGAAGCGGTCCCCCCTGGAGCCTCTTCACACCTGTGGTAATCACAGATCTCCTCTTGCGATTGCTTTAAAGCATACAAGTGAGCTGCTAGCTTTGGCACGATGGGGAAAAATGacagttccttcctttcttttcacaaAAGGACACTGAAATCCAACAGGATTCCGGGTGTGTGGAGATGCCAGACCCAGGATTGCAACAATGGACCTGTCTGGCTCCAGCTGTCTTCTTTTCCAGCCTGGAGATGTTCTAGCTATCACACCCAGGGGAGGCCTCAGCAAAAATGACCATCGAAGCTAGTGAAATGGAAGGTAGCATTCAAAATGTAACACTGGTTTTCTTGAAATGGAATACTGGTTTTCCTATAGCGTGTATAAGGCACGGTGTGAGAAAGCCGCCCCCACTCCCAGCTGCACAGCCCCATGGGTTCCTCAcacgctcacatgcacacaggaaaggccagctggctttgccACAATGCACGGGGAATGGGCTGTTTCTGATCACTTCTGGTTTTTGAGCTGGTTGGAGAGCCAGTCCAGGCCTTCGTAGAGCCCATCTCCGCTGGTGGCACATGTAGCCTGAATGTACCAGTTTCTCTGGCGAAGGGAATGTAAGCCGAGCTTGTCTGTGATCTCCGCTGCATTCATGGCATTAGGAAGATCCTTAAAGGAAACAAGCAGGCAGTTTACCAACTGTATCCGTGCGACACAATAGGACTTAACTCTAAAACGTACCCGACCCACCATCCCTATTTCAGTTACTCAGGCCCAAAaccttcactttttctttctcagtccacaCAACAGGAAATCCCTACGGCCCTACCATCAGAACTGGTTCAGAATCTGACCACCTCTCTCAGCCTCTCTGCCACCACCTTGATCTGATGCCACCATAGTTCCTCACCCGAATAATGGAAACAAGCTCTTCATGGCTCATCCTGCTTCCGTGCTTGCCCCTAATGCCTAGTCAGATCACACCCTCCTATCAAAGCCACACCAGAGTGTCCCCTCTCCCAGAGAAGAGCCAAAGCTGCCACCATGGCCTGCCAGGCTCTGGGGCCTCTAACTGGCTTACTTCATCTTTTTATCATAGCATCCCTATGTGTGACCATTTGATAAAAGTTATTTACTCAGGGTATTAATTATATATCATGTTTCTTTTAACTAGAAAGTAAGGCAGaaagctttctcttttctctgaccCATACCTGGGTTACCCACGCAGTAAGCTAAAACCAGCTGGACTAGATTAGCATCAAAGGAAGATCTAGATGTACTGATATGAAAGAATGTCAAGTGTATGCTAAGCGAAAATACAGGTTACAAAACAGTGATACCATAACCTCTggaatttaaatagaaatataatcaCATAATTGTTTATATAGACATAGAAAGTTTTATCTCTAGAAAGACATACAAAAAATTGGCTGTTTTATCCGACAATCAAAGTGAGAGGAACGGAAGGTGGCATCCAGAAGGTAATGCTGGCTTTCTTTTAATGGAATACTGCTTTTTTAGGAGCTGTCTAAGTCTCAGTGTGAGAGCGCTGCCCCCACTCCCCAGCCACACAGTCCCAGGGACTCTTCACAcgtccacatgcacacagggaaGGTGTTCTACTTGACATTCTAAACTGCTTTTCAAATTTCTACCTTGGACGGGTTCGgtttttaatcattaaaaacaaagccaCTGTTTTCTTGCTTAAAGCCTGCTGTGTCCAGAGTGAAGCTGCCTAGCACCCTATGAGCACAAGGTGCAGGCGAGTGAATCAGGAGGCACCCCCTCAGGAGGTCATGTCTAGAGTGGGGCTGACAAGAGAAACTAAGGCTGGCCAGTCTCAAGTGACAGCACTGTCCTTCCAGCACGACCTCAGCTGCAtggggaaagcagaaggggaCGCACAGCCCTGACATTCAGTTCTGCTCAGACCCAGAGGTTGAGCAGCTCTGCACCTGCCTTCCTCCCCCATTTCATGGCCTTCCCTTTCTAGATGAgcctcttcctccccaagctgccctctgcccccccacccccacattttGCTTCTGGAACCTGTGGCTCCCTTCAGTACTGGCTCAAATCTAAGAGTCACTCCCAGCACTTCCCACAGCCCTTCTGCACCCCCTCACAACACTGGCTTCCAGACATATTGAGTCTTTATTCactgcctctcctcccacttcagaGCAAACACAAATGCAGGGCCTTGTGTCGTGTTCATTGCTAAGTACCTGCAGCAAAGCTGGGAACTTAGCGGGTGCCCCATTAGTATTTTCAGAGTGACTATGAGACATTATaaaaaggagatggaggagaggcGGTGGTTGGGACTggtgaggaggaggcagacatCTAATTTAGATATCTATACATTTAAATGAGCCATCTGGCAGTAAATTTCAGTCTCAGTGTTCGGAAAGCTAACAACTGCATACCTGTTTGTTTACAAACACCAATAAAACTGCATCTCGGAGCTCATCTTCTGCTAACATTCTGGTTAGTTCTTCCCGGGCCTCGTTGACCCGCTCTCTGTCATTACTGTCAACCACGAAAATCAGACCTGAAAAGAAATCCCAAGCATGTTAGTAACATGAACCCGGAGAGAACCACTGTTCCTCTATCCACACAGCTGCTCCCTGCTCCTGGCAAGGCTCTGCTGGAGGCAGTGGCAGCAGGAGCACAGTTCAggcctgggatcccagcactgagggaggtGCTGAGGCAGAAATATCGCACACAAGGTCAAGGTCAGGCTGAGCTGACCCTGTCACCCCCCATTACTCCTTTTGGGAAAGTCTATATAATCTCCACAGTTGGGAAGCTTCCACATTCGTCTCTCCTGTCTCGTTCAGAAGGATCCTTACCAGACTAACCagagggaataaagaaaagtTAGGCTTAGTTACTAGTCGCCTGCTTTCCACCTCAGAGGGGAAAGGGTTTTGGAAGAGCACGGTTTATACATGAACAGCATCTGAGGATGTTGCCCTAAAACAGAGCCTTAACCGAAGGCCTGGGAGCAGGTCTGCTGTCTTGGACCTGGTTCTTCAGGAAGCAGGTGTGAGGCCTTGGGGGCACAAAGGACTGAAGGAAGGGACGGTTAACATAAAAACGAGCAGTTGGCCTGGCAACTCCCAGGTGAACAGTGTTGGATGTTGTTGGACATTCTAAGCCATATGAAACCTTTTGTCCCCCCATGGAAAAAAGGGGGCAATTGTTTGTCCTTCTATACATACCCAAAAAGAACCTAAAAGCTGTGAAACCCTCAACATTTGTAGGTCGCCTTTCTGAGAATGTCGAGATTCTTATGGACACCTACGGTAAAGCATTGGTTGCTCTTTTGTGGCCAGCACTTCCAGTGGGAGCGGAGTCCACCTCTGCTAGTTTATACTACTGAAACTGCCcctggggaagggagggcagcTGGGGTTTGACTCACACGGCCAAGTGATTCGCTCCATGTGCCTGTAACGAAGTCCAATAAAAACAAGGTCCACAAGAGCTCAGGGAAACTTCCCTGGTGGCACTTCTGTTCACTGTCTTCCAACCATGCACTAGCAGAATCAGGTGCCGCTCCTGGAACCTGGGGGCAGCGGCCAACAGGAGCTGTGGCTGGCAGGCACCCTCCGGGTCTTCCCGCTGACTGTGCACTAACTTTTTTTTGCTGCACTCACACTGATTGTAAGGACAGCTCTATGCCGAGAGGTCTGGGATTCATCCTCACAAGCTATCAGACCTGCCTGTGGGGTGAAAACTGCCAGACTGTAACCATCCAGCAGGAAGTCAGGGCGGCTGGGGGACCCCAATCCTACCACAGCCGATGACAGAAGTGAGGGAATCTTATACTGTGAAGTGCAGTCCAGCTCTGGGTTATGGTTGTCAGAGCCTTGACACACCCATAGATCAGTAGAGAAGTCCCAGCAGGTGAGAAACCCAGGCAGGCTGAAGGAGGCACCAGGAGCTACCACACCACACCTAGGGAATAGCTGACCCCTGTACAGATTTGCCACATTGCTGAAGGCAGCAGTAAGGCAGGAAGAATGTGCAGGGGTGAGCACAGACTGGGGAAGAGTCCTGTCAGTATTCCACAGGACAACAACAGTAGCAAGTTGGCAGTTGGCTGACAGCAAGGCCTTTGAGACAGAAATGAGAAGCAGCTGCCAAAAGAACTTGCGTGATCCTCGGCTGAACTCCCAGTAGTGACAGCTACTCCATTTCTGGGGTGTGGGCGATGACAAGCTGATTTCTGGGCATCGATCAGATGGTCCCTGGAATATTACTCTGTTAGAGTCGGACCCTAACACTTAAGTCACAGGTACACTGGAGGTCTCAAAGAGCTAGCGGGACAAGGCATCAGACACTGGCCAAGTGATTTAACCAGGGAAACTCCTGGAAGAAAACACTTGGCGAGAGACTGACAGCTATCTTTGACATCAGAAGGGCCATGGCATTGAGTCAGGAAGCTCTGGAGGCCTCAACGAGGAGACAGAAGACAAGCAGGAAGAAATCACGAGAAGCCCccaggacagaggcagaggactgCAGAGAAAGGGAGCCTCAGAGAACTCTGCTAGAGGTGCCCAGCTTAAGACCCAGCTCATGGGGGCTCTGCAGGAGGAGACTCTGGTAGGGAAACGGAAGCAGGGTCAGATGACACTGAGGTTTCACAACAGTCCAAGGGAGAGAACCAGGCCTGACCCTCCGCCCAGGCCTCCATGTGTCCCAGGCCCTCCAGGCAGCCTACCCAGAAGACAAGCGCTCTCAGGATTTCTGACATACTTAGAGTCTTCATGTGAGTCAAAGTTATATCTGCTGTATCACCAGATTAGGAAGGAAAACACTCAGGCCCCCACCCACATAGGTCTGGGATGCTACTCGCAATTCTGAACTCCAATTCTAAGTACTCTAGCCGATTTGGAAATTCAAG
The Microtus pennsylvanicus isolate mMicPen1 chromosome 11, mMicPen1.hap1, whole genome shotgun sequence genome window above contains:
- the LOC142859904 gene encoding ADP-ribosylation factor 2, with protein sequence MGNVFEKLFKSLFGKKEMRILMVGLDAAGKTTILYKLKLGEIVTTIPTIGFNVETVEYKNISFTVWDVGGQDKIRPLWRHYFQNTQGLIFVVDSNDRERVNEAREELTRMLAEDELRDAVLLVFVNKQDLPNAMNAAEITDKLGLHSLRQRNWYIQATCATSGDGLYEGLDWLSNQLKNQK